Genomic window (Rosa chinensis cultivar Old Blush chromosome 6, RchiOBHm-V2, whole genome shotgun sequence):
GAACCCTGCGTCCCACACCTGCTTACGTCGTCACGCAATCCTACAGCCACCAAGTCGACGCCGGATCAGCCAGCAAACCTCACCGCCGAATAGCCCCTGGGAACCTGACCACCGCTCAGTCCATTCCACCCATGCCGCCGTCGCTAGATTTGCAGAATCCATGCCGCCACTCAAGCCATCCTTGCACAACCCAACCACCACGCATAGAGCCTACATCTGATGCTCACTAACCAAACAACCATCTGTCCCTTGAGCCAAAGCCACTCTCCAGAACAACCGAGCAAAGTAGCTATCAATGCCCGTCCGGCAGCGACTCATCGGCGGCAAGGCAAGTCCATACCGATTCCGAACGCCACCGGACAAGCAGATTTTTCAAAACCCAAGACCAAGAGACGCCGGGTTTTTTGGAGCTCCAGTAGATACGGTTGGTGGGAGTTTTCCAGTTACTATTAGTTGTTTAATGAAAAGGGCAAATATAGAAATTAGACAAATGTTTGCTAGAGCTAGGTGTATAAAGatttttgctgggtacatttagaaacaccCTATCAAATTAGCCATACCTCAAATATTATAAAAAGAATTTACCCTAACGAAAACATAAACAAGTAGGGAGAGCTTGTTGCAtcttgtttttattattattattatgagGAATGCTTGTTGCATAAAAAATCAGACCATTGCAATTCATGATGGAAACAGTGAATATAGCAACTTCAAACACTTGTAAATTAAACTCGTTCAAGGGTCACTACATCAACAAAACTGCACACTATCACAACTACGCTACCCCTCAAACTATTGTAGCTGTTGAAAGCACCTCCCATTTTATTCAGGTAAAGAAAAGGAACACATAACTATAACTACTGGATGGGAGTGACATAGGGAGGTAAGTCAGATATTGCTTTTATGCTCTACCAATCTCTGAAAGCCAGATTGTATCTGCCGCCATCATATCCAACTAGTGGCCCTAATGTCTGTTCTCCATCAAAGGTCGTCGTCCTGTTCAACAGTAAAATCCATTACATTTAACAACAGAGACACGAGATAAGTAGTAGTGATCCAATTCTAAACAAAGAGCTGAGTTTACCTCTTTAGAGCTCATCTTTTGAGGACTCTTGGTTCTCAGTTTTAGTCTCAGATTTGTCCCGATTCTTTTCGATGAAAGCAATGAGGCTTTCCTTGGACCTGTCCTCATCATCATAGGACAAGAGCTTTCCACTTGCTGTCCTGAAGTACAAAGTGGGATAGTATTTCACATCGAACTCACTTGGGACATCATTTGCAGTAGCATCCTGGGAAGGCAATGCAAGAAATGAATAACATCAAGAAAAACTCTTTAGCAACACAACATTAACATCTGCAGAAACAGGAAGGAGAAGATGTGGAAAACACATCCCACAATTTGAGGCATGCGCATTCTTAGAAACCAAATGGTTTGGTGGCACATCTATGCATCATTGTACATAAGGATCGCCATTTTGATTTTCTATGATTACAATGATGAtcatggaaaaagaaaaaaacagagtaGGATGATAAAACTTACAAACTTTGCAATAACAACTTCAGGATCCTTTTCAAATGATGCAGCAACTTCATCCAAGATTGGTGCAAGCTTCTTGCAGTGTCCGCACCATGGAGCATAAAACTCGAGCAGCACTGCAGagtaaacaaaattatattatacACATATCCTAGCATAACCATAAAGCAAGCATGTATGGAGTTTGTTTGCTTTCATCATCGTATGGCCAAAACCAATCCCTACTTCCTCCTTGTTTGCTAGGTAAATTCTACCTGGTACACTTGcagaactgttttttttttttttttttttttttttgaaaaagataaaagaataCTAAGAAACATAATGCCCGCACCATTTTTCCCAGACTTGAAAACAATGTCCTGGAGGCTCTCAGCGACTACAACTTTAACAGGGTCATCGTTCTTCTCAGGGATGGGTTCAGACTTCTTGTATGGTGATACTTTCCCATCCTGCAAGTGTGAATTTCAGTCAATAGGCTCAATGCTAAAGAATTAAAATTGGAAAATTTAATATGATCCCTTGCAAGACAGAAGTAGAAGCCTCACCTTGTATTCCTTCACCCAAACTGAAATATGATCTGGCTCCAAATGTGGTTTCAAAAACTTTTGTCCGTCATTGGTCTGTATGATGATGAGAGGCACTTGGTCTTCTTTAAGTCCAAAGTACTGTTCATAACAATTGACCATTTAACATGTCATTTAACCTATAATAAACATGTCTGCATTTGCACAGTATATAAAGACTAGCTGATAAAAAATATTACCTGGAAGGCACCTTGACTAGCCTCTACATCTCCAACTAAAAAGCTTATGCCTTCTCCTTTGTATTTCTCAGCTACTTCACGATACTTTGATTTAAAAGCATCAGCAACATCACTGCTGAAGTTCAGAAACAACATAGCCTACGAAGTCCAAAACTCAAGTTAGGGGACTGCCTATCACAGTATGAAAGTTGTGATAAAGCATTTTGCGGTTTAATTGAAAGACGTATTATAATGAATTAATCCAATTTAAGAGCAGAGACTCAAAATGATTATGACAACAAGTTTGAGTTATGTGAATATTAAAACACCAAAACCCCTGATTCACATTATTCCGCTTAGTTTGGTGTTCGGTTCTGTAAGACACTAGAGACTTGGTATAGAGATTGACGAAAATTTGGGTGACCCTGAACATACAACATCACAATGTAATAAATAGAACCAGAACATATTAACTAACATTGTAGACCGGGATTCACCAGCAGGAGTCGATTTGAAAAGGAGGAATTAAATCATGCCAGAGAATATACAATATACCTTATCATTTGGACCATTGAAGAACTTGATAACAAAAGGGTGGTTGTCTGGGTCATTGTTGAATTCTGTAACAGCTGGCG
Coding sequences:
- the LOC112172242 gene encoding protein disulfide-isomerase; protein product: MASSRVLLCFSLLVALCFTAIHADEADSKEFVLTLDSSNFSDTVSKHDFVVVEFYAPWCGHCKKLVPEYEKAASILSSNDPPVILAKVDANEEANKGLASEYDVKGFPTIKILRNGGKIIQEYKGPREADGIVTYLKKQSGPASVEIKSADDATTVIGEKKIVVVGVFDKFSGEEYEKFLALAQKLRSDYEFGHTLDAKHLPRGDSSVTGPVVRLFKPFDELFADFKEFNVEALEKFIEESSSPAVTEFNNDPDNHPFVIKFFNGPNDKAMLFLNFSSDVADAFKSKYREVAEKYKGEGISFLVGDVEASQGAFQYFGLKEDQVPLIIIQTNDGQKFLKPHLEPDHISVWVKEYKDGKVSPYKKSEPIPEKNDDPVKVVVAESLQDIVFKSGKNVLLEFYAPWCGHCKKLAPILDEVAASFEKDPEVVIAKFDATANDVPSEFDVKYYPTLYFRTASGKLLSYDDEDRSKESLIAFIEKNRDKSETKTENQESSKDEL